One part of the Solanum dulcamara chromosome 3, daSolDulc1.2, whole genome shotgun sequence genome encodes these proteins:
- the LOC129882994 gene encoding protein TIME FOR COFFEE isoform X3 codes for MDRNREARRTGMVAATSNGLSRRRHRSNSLRDSPDEEGGVEIQESVRLRERVKKDRDRERERDRERDRERDIRERDIRDRDRDRSSRSKRRRADRLMMHRGGEDGGDDSSEESVNDDEDDDDEETTTTTNVVSASSRLLPPPNPAPATMGGSSISNHHHHHNNNHNHHHLQPRKNFPPNVGGKVFRAAPVWKTGDEMIGVSVPRKARSASTKRSHDWISGTTGGGGNSGVVTGDQIHQQVSTASPVGQNILATSPSPAAPLSPSSSNVSVRKKIKPSGQKRPPAKSPPKVSSSNPEELEIEIAEVLYGLMTQSQGPSKKESGTNDTREVNNRSRVSSPASNSNSSATPLSTVAPKRKRPRQVLENPGGFGVRSSPISSTTAKVEMDQTTMKMEVFSPNLEKTPQSTVENGVSLYDVSASVQSLPAATDPMPEPMKVESEVKRRPGESEFKESKEEVNSPKRESVTLGVDNSIREDAAAVAVTQVSGIVSEVENQREEKFQIDLMAPPPQLRSSPEREAEMDFGSAAVDNNKHNISENIVEMKPAVKEKDDERIGKAEKDEGVVSVEAEEQKSKAAVEEINSHKPSESNRGRNINLDLDLEKPEKDSGGSGKFQQQSQKLQQQHQPSPPSQKATKEESILEKTGQSSSLPMPMSMASWPGGLPPMGYMAPLQGVVAMDGSTVSSAAPMQPLFSQPRPKRCATHCYIARNIHCLQQFMKMHPFWPPAAGTAPFFGAKSNLNVMPAADLHGNLAVRGASAGPEKGQGLAIFPSNGGKDKVQPANIADAAQRKQQMLLQQALPPVPPNNLLAAAAVRPGPAKSPSTTGPSVSPNTSNPAAGTASATAGGAATAISFNYPNMSPNEAQYLAILQNNAYAFPIPAVGPPPSYRGTHPQPMPLFNGSFYSSQMIHPSQVQQQQHQQQQHQQHHQQHQQQQQQQQQQPATSQSQQMQQGQQNTSMSSGSSSSHKHLQNQQQRSQGNAVNGGGNLHNFSGTKNHPSQSPAQSQNQHMPPQTRHIENEAGSEDSPSTAERKRSHGPINVYSQNFAMPMHPSNFGLMTPPANFGVTSSAVGSNNHQNEKKPQQQQQQQPPGLKTSLESVPPQPFAMSFASFNGATAGPGIDMSMAQNHAIFQSLPEATRQNLQMAAAAAAQAVQQKKNFRVSEDGKSGSGDQSGADTERKVLAMKPSGNAGQSIAFSRSDTSDASGSTIAANSVIDSSSRSLNLPSGASWTARAAMPSAMGALNVPNAQLQAQFQQQQQQMIQLHKQQQQQQQFAAAVAARSKTTASSNGNVYSEHLTSSASAASKFPNAMSAFPQNLVQSGNNSSQAQSPQWKNSTRTSTSQAPSSLSSTSSLKNLSQQQQQHVRSQQSHTQISFGTNQRSTPPPQGQQPPNNNQSPSSPMMVGSPTTSSISKGASGSPRPTNSATTSNKTGQNSSLSTQQGKSSTSVPNQKSSPAGGRNVPSTLGNPHNIASTSGGGTKSQQQQQQHLQKSMQQAQLFFSSPYAQAQPPHSTVTSSTGQATGGYYLQRRRPDQPGQQPPGSSAASSSSGMLTLCPVTLGGGTTSDPAKAIAAAAAANNMKGGVLPSQGILHAAQYTTQTSGSQHQLLPAGFSYVHPVPAAVQVKPAEQKQPAGNDNLHACWQPEKK; via the exons ATGGATAGGAACAGAGAAGCAAGAAGAACTGGTATGGTAGCCGCCACATCTAATGGATTATCAAGACGCAGACATAGAAGTAACAGTCTTAGAGATTCCCCTG ATGAAGAAGGGGGTGTAGAGATTCAAGAATCTGTAAGGTTAAGGGAGAGAGTGAAGAAAGATCGAGATCGGGAACGTGAGAGAGACAGAGAACGAGATAGAGAAAGGGATATTAGAGAGAGGGATATTAGGGATAGAGATAGAGATAGGTCAAGTCGGAGTAAAAGAAGAAGAGCTGATAGATTGATGATGCACAGAGGTGGAGAAGATGGTGGAGATGATAGTTCAGAAGAAAGTGTAAAcgatgatgaagatgatgatgatgaagagaCGACGACAACAACAAACGTTGTTTCAGCTAGTAGTAGATTGTTGCCGCCGCCGAATCCGGCGCCGGCGACGATGGGAGGGTCGTCGATTTCAAACCATCATCATCACCATAACAACAATCATAACCACCATCATCTACAACCTCGGAAAAATTTTCCACCAAATGTTGGTGGAAAGGTGTTTAGAGCAGCACCTGTGTGGAAAACTGGTGATGAAATGATTGGTGTTTCTGTTCCAAGAAAAGCTCGTTCTG CATCTACAAAGAGGTCGCATGATTGGATTTCTGGGACAACTGGTGGTGGGGGTAACAGTGGTGTTGTCACCGGAGACCAAATTCATCAGCAAGTATCGACAGCTTCGCCGGTGGGACAGAACATTCTGGCAACATCACCATCTCCGGCAGCTCCTTTATCTCCATCTTCTTCTAATGTTTCAGtcagaaaaaaaatt AAGCCTAGTGGACAAAAACGGCCGCCGGCAAAGTCACCTCCTAAAGTTTCTTCATCCAACCCTGAAGAACTTGAGATTGAGATTGCTGAAGTTTTGTATGGATTGATGACTCAGTCGCAAGGGCCTTCAAAAAAAGAAAGTGGAACAAATGATACAAGAGAAGTTAATAACAGATCCAGAGTTTCATCTCCAGCTTCTAATTCGAACTCATCAGCTACTCCTTTATCTACTGTTG CTCCGAAGAGGAAAAGACCAAGACAAGTCTTGGAAAATCCTGGAGGATTTGGTGTACGGAGCAGCCCCATTTCGTCTACTACAGCTAAAGTGGAGATGGATCAGACAACAATGAAGATGGAGGTTTTTTCTCCTAATTTGGAGAAGACCCCACAATCTACTGTTGAAAATGGTGTTTCTTTATATGATGTAAGTGCTTCTGTGCAAAGTTTGCCGGCGGCAACAGATCCGATGCCGGAGCCGATGAAGGTGGAATCTGAGGTCAAGAGGAGGCCTGGGGAATCTGAATTTAAGGAGAGTAAGGAGGAAGTGAATTCACCAAAAAGGGAATCTGTTACTTTGGGAGTAGATAATAGTATTCGTGAGGATGCTGCTGCTGTTGCAGTTACCCAAGT CAGTGGAATTGTTTCAGAAGTGGAAAACCAGAGAGAGGAGAAGTTCCAGATAGATCTTATG GCTCCTCCTCCGCAGTTGAGATCATCACCTGAAAGGGAGGCTGAGATGGATTTTGGCTCAGCAGCTGTGGATAATAATAAGCATAATATATCAGAAAATATTGTT GAAATGAAGCCTGCTGTGAAAGAAAAGGATGATGAAAGGATTGGCAAGGCTGAGAAAGATGAAGGGGTGGTGAGTGTTGAAGCTGAGGAACAGAAGTCTAAAGCAGCTGTAGAAGAAATTAATTCTCATAAGCCAAGTGAGAGTAATAGGGGAAGGAATATTAATCTTGATCTTGATTTGGAAAAGCCAGAAAAGGATAGTGGTGGAAGTGGCAAATTCCAACAGCAGAGTCAAAAGTTGCAGCAGCAGCACCAACCATCACCTCCTTCCCAAAaagctactaaagaagaatcaatTCTAGAAAAAACTG GTCAATCCAGCTCTTTGCCTATGCCAATGTCTATGGCTAGCTGGCCTGGTGGGCTTCCTCCCATGGG ATACATGGCGCCTTTACAAGGAGTTGTTGCTATGGATGGAAGTACAGTTTCCTCTGCTGCTCCAATGCAG CCTCTATTCTCTCAACCACGGCCCAAAAGATGTGCAACACATTGTTACATTGCTAGGAACATACATTGTCTTCAGCAATTTATGAAGATGCATCCTTTCTGGCCACCTGCTGCTGGCACTGCACCATTCTTTGGAGCCAAGAGCAATCTCAATGTTATGCCGGCCGCGGATCTCCATGGAAACTTAGCTGTTAGGGGAGCAAGTGCTGGGCCGGAGAAGGGGCAGGGGCTTGCCATCTTCCCTAGTAATGGTGGAAAAGACAAAGTTCAACCTGCTAACATTGCAGATGCTGCTCAGAGAAAGCAGCAAATGTTACTCCAACAAGCTTTACCTCCTGTTCCGCCCAATAATCTACTG GCAGCTGCTGCTGTTCGTCCAGGTCCCGCAAAGTCACCTAGCACGACGGGCCCTTCAGTCTCTCCTAACACATCTAATCCTGCTGCCGGAACTGCTTCAGCTACAGCTGGTGGAGCTGCTACTGCAATTAGCTTCAACTACCCAAATATGTCTCCTAATGAAGCTCAGTACCTGGCGATCTTGCAGAATAATGCCTATGCTTTCCCAATACCAGCTGTTGGACCACCTCCGAGTTATAGAGGAACTCATCCTCAGCCCATGCCCTTGTTTAATGGATCTTTCTATTCTTCCCAGATGATTCATCCTTCCCAGGTTCAGCAACAGCAGCATCAACAACAGCAGCATCAGCAACATCATCAGCAACAtcaacaacagcaacagcagcagcagcagcagccaGCAACATCTCAGTCCCAACAAATGCAACAAGGTCAACAAAACACAAGCATGTCAAGTGGATCCTCTTCATCCCATAAGCATTTGCAGAACCAGCAACAGAGGTCCCAAGGCAATGCTGTTAATGGTGGTGGTAATTTGCATAATTTTTCTGGGACAAAAAATCATCCATCTCAGTCCCCAGCACAGTCACAGAATCAGCATATGCCCCCACAGACGCGCCATATTGAAAATGAGGCGGGCAGTGAAGATAGCCCATCAACTGCAGAGAGGAAAAGGTCGCATGGACCAATTAATGTGTACAGTCAGAATTTTGCTATGCCCATGCATCCCTCAAACTTTGGTTTGATGACTCCTCCAGCTAACTTTGGGGTTACCTCTTCTGCTGTTGgcagcaataatcatcaaaatgaGAAGAAGccacagcagcagcagcagcagcagccgCCAGGTTTAAAGACGAGTCTAGAGTCGGTGCCGCCTCAACCTTTTGCCATGTCGTTTGCTTCATTTAATGGAGCCACTGCTGGCCCTGGCATTGACATGTCCATGGCACAGAATCATGCTATTTTCCAGAGTCTCCCTGAAGCTACAAGGCAAAATTTACAGATGGCTGCAGCAGCAGCTGCTCAGGCTGTGCAGCAGAAGAAGAATTTCAGAGTATCCGAGGATGGTAAATCTGGATCTGGTGACCAGTCTGGGGCTGATACTGAAAGAAAAGTTTTAGCAATGAAGCCTTCGGGAAATGCTGGTCAGTCTATTGCATTTTCACGGTCCGATACATCTGATGCCTCTGGGTCTACTATTGCAGCCAACAGCGTTATTGATAGCTCATCAAGGTCCTTAAATCTTCCATCTGGTGCTTcatggactgctcgagctgcaaTGCCAAGTGCTATGGGAGCTCTAAATGTTCCTAATGCACAGTTGCAAGCTCAATTTcagcaacagcagcaacaaATGATTCAGCTTCAcaagcagcagcagcagcaacagcaGTTTGCAGCGGCTGTTGCTGCTCGGAGTAAGACGACAGCCTCTAGTAATGGGAATGTTTATTCGGAGCACCTGACTTCATCTGCTTCTGCTGCTTCAAAATTTCCAAACGCAATGTCTGCTTTTCCTCAAAATCTTGTACAGAGTGGTAACAACAGCAGTCAAGCTCAGTCGCCTCAGTGGAAGAATTCTACCAGAACATCGACATCCCAAGCTCCATCATCTTTGTCATCGACTTCTTCTCTGAAAAACCTTTctcagcagcagcagcagcacgTTAGATCCCAGCAAAGTCACACACAGATATCTTTTGGCACGAATCAGAGATCTACTCCTCCTCCACAGGGACAACAGCCCCCAAACAATAATCAGTCTCCCTCTTCCCCCATGATGGTTGGCTCTCCTACCACTTCCTCAATCTCAAAAGGTGCCAGTGGAAGCCCAAGACCTACAAATTCTGCTACTACAAGTAATAAAACGGGTCAAAACTCATCTTTGTCGACGCAGCAGGGTAAATCCTCGACTTCAGTTCCCAACCAGAAGTCATCTCCAGCTGGTGGGAGGAATGTGCCATCAACTCTTGGAAACCCTCATAATATAGCTTCAACTTCAGGTGGTGGAACCAAGTCtcagcagcaacaacagcaacattTACAGAAGAGTATGCAGCAAGCACAACTGTTCTTCTCAAGTCCATATGCGCAAGCTCAACCTCCGCATTCTACTGTTACAAGTTCTACGGGTCAAGCTACTGGGggatattatcttcagagacgACGTCCTGACCAGCCTGGCCAACAACCGCCTGGTTCATCGGCTGCATCCTCATCAAGTGGGATGTTGACTTTGTGTCCTGTTACTCTAGGTGGTGGCACCACTTCTGATCCTGCCAAAGCAATTGCAGCTGCTGCAGCTGCTAATAATATGAAAGGTGGTGTGTTGCCCTCGCAGGGCATCCTTCATGCTGCCCAATATACAACACAAACGTCAGGAAGTCAACATCAGCTTTTGCCTGCTGGTTTCTCATATGTGCACCCTGTTCCCGCAGCGGTTCAAGTGAAGCCAGCTGAACAGAAACAACCTGCTG GAAATGACAATTTGCATGCGTGCTGGCAGCCTGAGAAGAAATGA
- the LOC129882994 gene encoding protein TIME FOR COFFEE isoform X1 translates to MDRNREARRTGMVAATSNGLSRRRHRSNSLRDSPDEEGGVEIQESVRLRERVKKDRDRERERDRERDRERDIRERDIRDRDRDRSSRSKRRRADRLMMHRGGEDGGDDSSEESVNDDEDDDDEETTTTTNVVSASSRLLPPPNPAPATMGGSSISNHHHHHNNNHNHHHLQPRKNFPPNVGGKVFRAAPVWKTGDEMIGVSVPRKARSASTKRSHDWISGTTGGGGNSGVVTGDQIHQQVSTASPVGQNILATSPSPAAPLSPSSSNVSVRKKIKPSGQKRPPAKSPPKVSSSNPEELEIEIAEVLYGLMTQSQGPSKKESGTNDTREVNNRSRVSSPASNSNSSATPLSTVAPKRKRPRQVLENPGGFGVRSSPISSTTAKVEMDQTTMKMEVFSPNLEKTPQSTVENGVSLYDVSASVQSLPAATDPMPEPMKVESEVKRRPGESEFKESKEEVNSPKRESVTLGVDNSIREDAAAVAVTQVSGIVSEVENQREEKFQIDLMAPPPQLRSSPEREAEMDFGSAAVDNNKHNISENIVEMKPAVKEKDDERIGKAEKDEGVVSVEAEEQKSKAAVEEINSHKPSESNRGRNINLDLDLEKPEKDSGGSGKFQQQSQKLQQQHQPSPPSQKATKEESILEKTGQSSSLPMPMSMASWPGGLPPMGYMAPLQGVVAMDGSTVSSAAPMQPLFSQPRPKRCATHCYIARNIHCLQQFMKMHPFWPPAAGTAPFFGAKSNLNVMPAADLHGNLAVRGASAGPEKGQGLAIFPSNGGKDKVQPANIADAAQRKQQMLLQQALPPVPPNNLLHGPAFIFPLNQQQAAAAVRPGPAKSPSTTGPSVSPNTSNPAAGTASATAGGAATAISFNYPNMSPNEAQYLAILQNNAYAFPIPAVGPPPSYRGTHPQPMPLFNGSFYSSQMIHPSQVQQQQHQQQQHQQHHQQHQQQQQQQQQQPATSQSQQMQQGQQNTSMSSGSSSSHKHLQNQQQRSQGNAVNGGGNLHNFSGTKNHPSQSPAQSQNQHMPPQTRHIENEAGSEDSPSTAERKRSHGPINVYSQNFAMPMHPSNFGLMTPPANFGVTSSAVGSNNHQNEKKPQQQQQQQPPGLKTSLESVPPQPFAMSFASFNGATAGPGIDMSMAQNHAIFQSLPEATRQNLQMAAAAAAQAVQQKKNFRVSEDGKSGSGDQSGADTERKVLAMKPSGNAGQSIAFSRSDTSDASGSTIAANSVIDSSSRSLNLPSGASWTARAAMPSAMGALNVPNAQLQAQFQQQQQQMIQLHKQQQQQQQFAAAVAARSKTTASSNGNVYSEHLTSSASAASKFPNAMSAFPQNLVQSGNNSSQAQSPQWKNSTRTSTSQAPSSLSSTSSLKNLSQQQQQHVRSQQSHTQISFGTNQRSTPPPQGQQPPNNNQSPSSPMMVGSPTTSSISKGASGSPRPTNSATTSNKTGQNSSLSTQQGKSSTSVPNQKSSPAGGRNVPSTLGNPHNIASTSGGGTKSQQQQQQHLQKSMQQAQLFFSSPYAQAQPPHSTVTSSTGQATGGYYLQRRRPDQPGQQPPGSSAASSSSGMLTLCPVTLGGGTTSDPAKAIAAAAAANNMKGGVLPSQGILHAAQYTTQTSGSQHQLLPAGFSYVHPVPAAVQVKPAEQKQPAGNDNLHACWQPEKK, encoded by the exons ATGGATAGGAACAGAGAAGCAAGAAGAACTGGTATGGTAGCCGCCACATCTAATGGATTATCAAGACGCAGACATAGAAGTAACAGTCTTAGAGATTCCCCTG ATGAAGAAGGGGGTGTAGAGATTCAAGAATCTGTAAGGTTAAGGGAGAGAGTGAAGAAAGATCGAGATCGGGAACGTGAGAGAGACAGAGAACGAGATAGAGAAAGGGATATTAGAGAGAGGGATATTAGGGATAGAGATAGAGATAGGTCAAGTCGGAGTAAAAGAAGAAGAGCTGATAGATTGATGATGCACAGAGGTGGAGAAGATGGTGGAGATGATAGTTCAGAAGAAAGTGTAAAcgatgatgaagatgatgatgatgaagagaCGACGACAACAACAAACGTTGTTTCAGCTAGTAGTAGATTGTTGCCGCCGCCGAATCCGGCGCCGGCGACGATGGGAGGGTCGTCGATTTCAAACCATCATCATCACCATAACAACAATCATAACCACCATCATCTACAACCTCGGAAAAATTTTCCACCAAATGTTGGTGGAAAGGTGTTTAGAGCAGCACCTGTGTGGAAAACTGGTGATGAAATGATTGGTGTTTCTGTTCCAAGAAAAGCTCGTTCTG CATCTACAAAGAGGTCGCATGATTGGATTTCTGGGACAACTGGTGGTGGGGGTAACAGTGGTGTTGTCACCGGAGACCAAATTCATCAGCAAGTATCGACAGCTTCGCCGGTGGGACAGAACATTCTGGCAACATCACCATCTCCGGCAGCTCCTTTATCTCCATCTTCTTCTAATGTTTCAGtcagaaaaaaaatt AAGCCTAGTGGACAAAAACGGCCGCCGGCAAAGTCACCTCCTAAAGTTTCTTCATCCAACCCTGAAGAACTTGAGATTGAGATTGCTGAAGTTTTGTATGGATTGATGACTCAGTCGCAAGGGCCTTCAAAAAAAGAAAGTGGAACAAATGATACAAGAGAAGTTAATAACAGATCCAGAGTTTCATCTCCAGCTTCTAATTCGAACTCATCAGCTACTCCTTTATCTACTGTTG CTCCGAAGAGGAAAAGACCAAGACAAGTCTTGGAAAATCCTGGAGGATTTGGTGTACGGAGCAGCCCCATTTCGTCTACTACAGCTAAAGTGGAGATGGATCAGACAACAATGAAGATGGAGGTTTTTTCTCCTAATTTGGAGAAGACCCCACAATCTACTGTTGAAAATGGTGTTTCTTTATATGATGTAAGTGCTTCTGTGCAAAGTTTGCCGGCGGCAACAGATCCGATGCCGGAGCCGATGAAGGTGGAATCTGAGGTCAAGAGGAGGCCTGGGGAATCTGAATTTAAGGAGAGTAAGGAGGAAGTGAATTCACCAAAAAGGGAATCTGTTACTTTGGGAGTAGATAATAGTATTCGTGAGGATGCTGCTGCTGTTGCAGTTACCCAAGT CAGTGGAATTGTTTCAGAAGTGGAAAACCAGAGAGAGGAGAAGTTCCAGATAGATCTTATG GCTCCTCCTCCGCAGTTGAGATCATCACCTGAAAGGGAGGCTGAGATGGATTTTGGCTCAGCAGCTGTGGATAATAATAAGCATAATATATCAGAAAATATTGTT GAAATGAAGCCTGCTGTGAAAGAAAAGGATGATGAAAGGATTGGCAAGGCTGAGAAAGATGAAGGGGTGGTGAGTGTTGAAGCTGAGGAACAGAAGTCTAAAGCAGCTGTAGAAGAAATTAATTCTCATAAGCCAAGTGAGAGTAATAGGGGAAGGAATATTAATCTTGATCTTGATTTGGAAAAGCCAGAAAAGGATAGTGGTGGAAGTGGCAAATTCCAACAGCAGAGTCAAAAGTTGCAGCAGCAGCACCAACCATCACCTCCTTCCCAAAaagctactaaagaagaatcaatTCTAGAAAAAACTG GTCAATCCAGCTCTTTGCCTATGCCAATGTCTATGGCTAGCTGGCCTGGTGGGCTTCCTCCCATGGG ATACATGGCGCCTTTACAAGGAGTTGTTGCTATGGATGGAAGTACAGTTTCCTCTGCTGCTCCAATGCAG CCTCTATTCTCTCAACCACGGCCCAAAAGATGTGCAACACATTGTTACATTGCTAGGAACATACATTGTCTTCAGCAATTTATGAAGATGCATCCTTTCTGGCCACCTGCTGCTGGCACTGCACCATTCTTTGGAGCCAAGAGCAATCTCAATGTTATGCCGGCCGCGGATCTCCATGGAAACTTAGCTGTTAGGGGAGCAAGTGCTGGGCCGGAGAAGGGGCAGGGGCTTGCCATCTTCCCTAGTAATGGTGGAAAAGACAAAGTTCAACCTGCTAACATTGCAGATGCTGCTCAGAGAAAGCAGCAAATGTTACTCCAACAAGCTTTACCTCCTGTTCCGCCCAATAATCTACTG CACGGGCCTGCTTTCATCTTCCCTTTAAATCAACAACAGGCAGCTGCTGCTGTTCGTCCAGGTCCCGCAAAGTCACCTAGCACGACGGGCCCTTCAGTCTCTCCTAACACATCTAATCCTGCTGCCGGAACTGCTTCAGCTACAGCTGGTGGAGCTGCTACTGCAATTAGCTTCAACTACCCAAATATGTCTCCTAATGAAGCTCAGTACCTGGCGATCTTGCAGAATAATGCCTATGCTTTCCCAATACCAGCTGTTGGACCACCTCCGAGTTATAGAGGAACTCATCCTCAGCCCATGCCCTTGTTTAATGGATCTTTCTATTCTTCCCAGATGATTCATCCTTCCCAGGTTCAGCAACAGCAGCATCAACAACAGCAGCATCAGCAACATCATCAGCAACAtcaacaacagcaacagcagcagcagcagcagccaGCAACATCTCAGTCCCAACAAATGCAACAAGGTCAACAAAACACAAGCATGTCAAGTGGATCCTCTTCATCCCATAAGCATTTGCAGAACCAGCAACAGAGGTCCCAAGGCAATGCTGTTAATGGTGGTGGTAATTTGCATAATTTTTCTGGGACAAAAAATCATCCATCTCAGTCCCCAGCACAGTCACAGAATCAGCATATGCCCCCACAGACGCGCCATATTGAAAATGAGGCGGGCAGTGAAGATAGCCCATCAACTGCAGAGAGGAAAAGGTCGCATGGACCAATTAATGTGTACAGTCAGAATTTTGCTATGCCCATGCATCCCTCAAACTTTGGTTTGATGACTCCTCCAGCTAACTTTGGGGTTACCTCTTCTGCTGTTGgcagcaataatcatcaaaatgaGAAGAAGccacagcagcagcagcagcagcagccgCCAGGTTTAAAGACGAGTCTAGAGTCGGTGCCGCCTCAACCTTTTGCCATGTCGTTTGCTTCATTTAATGGAGCCACTGCTGGCCCTGGCATTGACATGTCCATGGCACAGAATCATGCTATTTTCCAGAGTCTCCCTGAAGCTACAAGGCAAAATTTACAGATGGCTGCAGCAGCAGCTGCTCAGGCTGTGCAGCAGAAGAAGAATTTCAGAGTATCCGAGGATGGTAAATCTGGATCTGGTGACCAGTCTGGGGCTGATACTGAAAGAAAAGTTTTAGCAATGAAGCCTTCGGGAAATGCTGGTCAGTCTATTGCATTTTCACGGTCCGATACATCTGATGCCTCTGGGTCTACTATTGCAGCCAACAGCGTTATTGATAGCTCATCAAGGTCCTTAAATCTTCCATCTGGTGCTTcatggactgctcgagctgcaaTGCCAAGTGCTATGGGAGCTCTAAATGTTCCTAATGCACAGTTGCAAGCTCAATTTcagcaacagcagcaacaaATGATTCAGCTTCAcaagcagcagcagcagcaacagcaGTTTGCAGCGGCTGTTGCTGCTCGGAGTAAGACGACAGCCTCTAGTAATGGGAATGTTTATTCGGAGCACCTGACTTCATCTGCTTCTGCTGCTTCAAAATTTCCAAACGCAATGTCTGCTTTTCCTCAAAATCTTGTACAGAGTGGTAACAACAGCAGTCAAGCTCAGTCGCCTCAGTGGAAGAATTCTACCAGAACATCGACATCCCAAGCTCCATCATCTTTGTCATCGACTTCTTCTCTGAAAAACCTTTctcagcagcagcagcagcacgTTAGATCCCAGCAAAGTCACACACAGATATCTTTTGGCACGAATCAGAGATCTACTCCTCCTCCACAGGGACAACAGCCCCCAAACAATAATCAGTCTCCCTCTTCCCCCATGATGGTTGGCTCTCCTACCACTTCCTCAATCTCAAAAGGTGCCAGTGGAAGCCCAAGACCTACAAATTCTGCTACTACAAGTAATAAAACGGGTCAAAACTCATCTTTGTCGACGCAGCAGGGTAAATCCTCGACTTCAGTTCCCAACCAGAAGTCATCTCCAGCTGGTGGGAGGAATGTGCCATCAACTCTTGGAAACCCTCATAATATAGCTTCAACTTCAGGTGGTGGAACCAAGTCtcagcagcaacaacagcaacattTACAGAAGAGTATGCAGCAAGCACAACTGTTCTTCTCAAGTCCATATGCGCAAGCTCAACCTCCGCATTCTACTGTTACAAGTTCTACGGGTCAAGCTACTGGGggatattatcttcagagacgACGTCCTGACCAGCCTGGCCAACAACCGCCTGGTTCATCGGCTGCATCCTCATCAAGTGGGATGTTGACTTTGTGTCCTGTTACTCTAGGTGGTGGCACCACTTCTGATCCTGCCAAAGCAATTGCAGCTGCTGCAGCTGCTAATAATATGAAAGGTGGTGTGTTGCCCTCGCAGGGCATCCTTCATGCTGCCCAATATACAACACAAACGTCAGGAAGTCAACATCAGCTTTTGCCTGCTGGTTTCTCATATGTGCACCCTGTTCCCGCAGCGGTTCAAGTGAAGCCAGCTGAACAGAAACAACCTGCTG GAAATGACAATTTGCATGCGTGCTGGCAGCCTGAGAAGAAATGA